A DNA window from Polyangiaceae bacterium contains the following coding sequences:
- a CDS encoding 2-oxo acid dehydrogenase subunit E2: MSFSRLRNASSWRILAVHTWDRPRDPTVYGIIDVEVDAAQRFVAEERERSGEHVTLTHVVGKAVAMALHERPDVNAIERRGRLWVRDTIDVFFQVAFEAGENLAGAKITRADEKSVADIARELRERSQRIRTHKDDPTQVSTRRLAKLPPLFVRWATRAAERLTYDFDLDLSRFGVPYDAFGSVMVTNVGGFGLTTGFAPLFPPARTPLILTMGSVRPLAVVVEGQVVPRDVLTLGVAFDHRVMDGYQAGRMAQRFREVILSPDRFLRASDSKE, translated from the coding sequence GTGAGCTTCTCTCGCCTGCGAAACGCCAGCTCTTGGCGAATTCTCGCCGTCCACACCTGGGATCGCCCCCGCGACCCGACGGTGTACGGCATCATCGACGTGGAGGTCGACGCGGCGCAGCGATTCGTCGCCGAAGAACGCGAGCGTAGCGGCGAGCACGTGACGCTGACTCATGTCGTGGGCAAAGCGGTTGCGATGGCACTGCATGAGCGGCCTGACGTCAATGCCATCGAGCGCCGTGGACGACTTTGGGTGCGCGACACCATCGACGTCTTTTTCCAGGTCGCCTTCGAGGCAGGCGAGAACCTGGCGGGCGCCAAGATCACGCGTGCGGACGAAAAGAGCGTTGCCGATATCGCGCGAGAGCTTCGGGAGCGAAGCCAACGCATCCGAACCCACAAGGACGATCCCACGCAAGTCAGCACGCGCCGCTTGGCGAAGCTGCCGCCGCTCTTCGTGCGCTGGGCTACCCGCGCGGCAGAACGTCTCACCTACGACTTCGACCTCGACCTGTCTCGTTTCGGGGTGCCCTACGACGCTTTCGGTTCCGTGATGGTCACCAACGTGGGCGGCTTCGGCCTGACCACGGGGTTTGCGCCCCTGTTTCCGCCGGCACGAACCCCCCTGATCCTGACGATGGGTAGCGTTCGCCCCCTGGCAGTGGTGGTGGAGGGGCAGGTTGTGCCGCGAGATGTGCTCACCCTAGGCGTTGCGTTTGACCACCGGGTCATGGACGGCTATCAGGCGGGCCGCATGGCGCAGCGGTTCCGGGAAGTCATCCTCTCTCCCGACCGCTTCCTCCGTGCATCGGACTCGAAGGAGTGA